The window ACGCCGCGGTCGCCCCCTATCCTCCGACGGAGTCCTTCTACTTCTCCCCCTTGAAGATCTTCGAGTACATGGCCGCCGGTCTTCCGGTCGCGGCGAGCCGGATCGGCCAGATCGAAGCGATCATCCGGGACGGCGAAAACGGTCTCCTTCTCCCTCCGGGAGACGTGGAGGCGCTCGCGGCGGCCCTCGAGCGGCTGTGCAAGGACCGGGCGTTTCGGATGCGGCTCGGGCGGGCGGCCCGCGCGACGGTGCTCGAGGAGCACACGTGGGATGCCGTGGCGGGGCGGATCCTGCGCCTGGCGGCCGCAGAACCTTCGACCGCGCCGGATCATCCCATCCCCGGGTAAGGCGTTAGGAAAGGAGCGAGAGGTCTTCAGGAGATGGCCGGTCCGCGCACGCTGTCCGACATGTGGCCTTCCCTTCGCAGGATCCTCAGGCGATTCGGGCCGGAGCTCGGAAAACACCGGCTGCTGGCCGGCGGCTCGCTGCTGCTCCTCTGGGCGGAGATCTTCCTGCGCGTCCTGGAGCCGTGGCCGCTGAAGTTCGTCTTCGACCGGGTCGTCGCGGCCGCGCCTTCGAAGGGCGCTTCCAGGGTCCCGTTCGTGGACGCCATGGATTCGGGGACCCTCCTGGCCCTCTCCGCCGTCGCGATCGTGCTCCTTACGGGATCGCGGGCGCTTGCGGCCTACGGGAACACGGTGGGATTCGCGCGGATCGGGAACCGGGTCCTGAACGATGTTCGCGGAGCCCTGTATCGCCACCTCCAGTGCCTCTCCCTCTCCTACCATGCGAGGGCCCGCAGCGGCGACCTGGTCGTCCGCGTGATCGGGGACATCGGGCTCCTGAAGGACGTGGTCGTGACGGCCATCCTCCCCCTCCTGGCGAACCTGATGATCCTCGTGGCGATGGCGGGGGTGATGCTCTGGGTGAACTGGAAGCTGGCCGTCGTGGCCCTCTGCGCCTACCCGGTGTTCTGGTTTCTCGCGATGCGCGCCGGCCGCGAGATCCGCGAGGTCTCGAGGAAGCAGCGGCGCCGGGAAGGCACCATGGCCGCCACCGCGGCGCAGTCGATCGGGGCCATCAAGGCCGTGCAGGCCCTCTCCCTGGAGGAGGTGCTCGGGGAGGAGTTCCGGAGCGTCAACCGGAAGAGCGGCGCGGACGACGTGAAGGCGAAGCGGCTGGAGGCGAACCTGGAGCGCACGACGGACGTCCTGATCGCCGTCGCGACCGCATCGGTCCTGTTCTACGGGGCGAACCTCGTGATGAGGGCGGTCCTGACCCCCGGCGACCTCCTCGTCTTCCTCGCGTACCTGAACAACGCTTACAAACCGGTCCGCAGCTTCGCCAAATACACGGCGAGGCTCGCGAAGGCGTCCGCCGCCGGAGACCGGGTCCTCGACGTCCTGGAGGAATCCCCCGAGGTCCAGGACCTTCCCGGCGCCGTCCCCGCTCCGCCGTTCCGGGGAGAGGTCCGGTTCGAGGGAGTGTCCTTCGGTTACGAGGACGGCCGGAAGGCCCTCGACGGGATCGATCTCGCAGTGCGCCCCGGGGAGCGCGTCGCCCTCGTCGGCCCCTCGGGGGCCGGGAAATCCACGTTCGCAAGCCTGATCCTGCGCCTGTACGATCCGGCGGAGGGCCGGGTGACGATCGACGGGCAGGACATCCGCCGGTTCACGCTTTCCTCCGTGCGCTCCCAGGTGGCGGTCGTCCTCGAGGACCCGATGCTCTTCGCGGCGAGCGTTCGGGAGAACATCGCCTACGGCGCGCCGGACGCATCGATGGAGGAGATCGAGGCGGCGGCGCGGCTGGCGGAGGCCCACGACTTCATCGAGGCGCTCCCCGAGGGGTACGACACGGTGGTCGGCGAGCGCGGCGTGACGCTCTCGACCGGCCAGTGCCAGCGGATCGCCGTGGCGCG of the Deltaproteobacteria bacterium genome contains:
- a CDS encoding ABC transporter ATP-binding protein, with amino-acid sequence MAGPRTLSDMWPSLRRILRRFGPELGKHRLLAGGSLLLLWAEIFLRVLEPWPLKFVFDRVVAAAPSKGASRVPFVDAMDSGTLLALSAVAIVLLTGSRALAAYGNTVGFARIGNRVLNDVRGALYRHLQCLSLSYHARARSGDLVVRVIGDIGLLKDVVVTAILPLLANLMILVAMAGVMLWVNWKLAVVALCAYPVFWFLAMRAGREIREVSRKQRRREGTMAATAAQSIGAIKAVQALSLEEVLGEEFRSVNRKSGADDVKAKRLEANLERTTDVLIAVATASVLFYGANLVMRAVLTPGDLLVFLAYLNNAYKPVRSFAKYTARLAKASAAGDRVLDVLEESPEVQDLPGAVPAPPFRGEVRFEGVSFGYEDGRKALDGIDLAVRPGERVALVGPSGAGKSTFASLILRLYDPAEGRVTIDGQDIRRFTLSSVRSQVAVVLEDPMLFAASVRENIAYGAPDASMEEIEAAARLAEAHDFIEALPEGYDTVVGERGVTLSTGQCQRIAVARAAVRKSPILILDEPTRGLDTENGAAVVEALERLSGGRTTVLITHDMEFAARADRVVLLAGGRIAEQGTHAGLIRAGGKYAALCAIRAGSGSVPGSTEEPHAFSP